ACTTCCTGAAATTACTTGTTACTTTTACTTGTTAATTACTTACTTATTCCTAAGATTATTTACTAGATGGCACTCACTACATTAAACATTCTCTGTGATGTGACAGTCACACTAATAAAGAGTGTGAAATGTTTATCTGGGAGTAATTCACACTGTTGTCTACAAAGAAAAAGactgtacatttaaaatgcatatactgGCCAAAAGTGAATTAGCATATCAGCATATCCGCACTACGCTTATTTTAACTTCTTGGGGTCTTTCAAATGATCTGTTCTAAGATATATTTTTCCACCCTCAGCAGATTTACCTGAAGATGGGAGCCCTACACCTAAACACTCATCTGAGTTAGCCATGCATAACTGCAACTCATCAGGCACTGCGCCACTCAGCCCATTTCCCAATGACAGTCAGTGGGATGGACGGTCGACGTCTCCATCACTTGCCGATCCTGAGAATGTCACGTTAGAGAGACCGATCCTGAGTGGCCCCATAGCTGCGATGCTCTCGATGACCCTGGGGATCCTGTTCAACATTGTGGCTTTATTCATTCTGGCAAACGCATATGCCAGACTACGTCGACGATCCAAAGCGTTTCTCCTGTTTGCTAGCTCTCTGGTGGCCACAGACTTTGCAGGACATGTAATACCTGGCTCAATAGTAATGAGGCTATATCTTTCTGGAGGTGTCCCCTCTGAAGATTACAACCGGGCAGACCCATTATGCCAGTTTCTAGGAGGCAGTATGGTGTTTTTCGGACTATGTCCGCTCTTTCTTGGTTGTGCCATGGCAGCTGAGAGGTGTTTAGGGGTGACAAAGCCACTGCTCCATGCTTCGCTGGTTACGACCACAAGGACTAAGCTCTCTCTTTCTGTTATCTGGTTAGCAGCTCTATGTGTTGCCCTTCTACCCTGCTTTCATCTGGGTTCATATACCTACCAGTATCCTGGAACCTGGTGTTTCATTAAAGTGCTGGAGGACACAGAGAAGGCAGATGTAGCTTTTGTTATGTTGTTCTCAGGACTGGGGTTGGCATCCCTTGCTGTTGCTTTGGTGTGTAACACCATAAGTGGACTGACGCTGGTGTTAGCGAGGATACGAAAGAAACCCTTTAACCGTCAATCAGCTAGATCCCATGATATTGAGATGGTGGTGCAACTTGTGGGCATCATGGTCACATCTTGCATCTGCTGGAGCCCTCTTCTGGTGAGTATGAGCAGTTGTAATAATTCAGCTGCAAGCCTGTGGGTTAGTGTGGCCCTGTCATGAAAATGGGCCCCATAAATCCTGGCATAAGATTAAAACAAGTACAAACAGGACAACTGTTTTgggaggaaaaaaaggaaaagaaagaaagaaaattcaataaaataacaaacatgaaattatttaaataaggcTTACACATCTGGgaaatgcatgtgtgtttataaaaTAAGCTAATAAAAATGTGTAAGTAAAGACTATATACCTTAAGCAGATAGTAAGTAGACACGTATGGTTAATTTACAGATTAATTACCCACATTTTTgctctgatgttttttttttttttttgcatctttatgGTGACAGACTTCACATTCATTGCCCAAATATTCTTGATAAAATGTCACAAGACTTTGGCAACAAAAGCGCTGTTTCTGTCATCCAAATGTGCTTAAAACACAGAAAGTATCTCAAATAGCCACAAAGTAATCATTACTGTGACCTAATTTTATGCATTTCTAACAACTTAATCACTTCTGAGTATGAACTTGAgtatgaacttgaacttgaacttgatgccacagagtaaaaaagaaaaaacagctaattgtgattttatatatcATAACTGCAGCTGTATATTTTACACCATAACTTtatatctttatttctttttttaaaataactttttttttttgtctaatgcaGAAATGGTCTTCTGtatctaaatattactatttttattactattgttatttaaaattaagcatatTATTAAAGATATAAAACTCAAGGTATTTAAAtctcaattagtttttttttttcccttgtcACAAAATTTATAACAAAATGGCAAAGAGTAGTATAAGTACATGGACCATAAAGCACCATATATTTTAATAGACTGGATTATGCATTTCTTGGCCCTGGATATTTTGTCATAATCATAATCCTTGTGGTGTTTTGTCTTTGTCTCCTAACTCTAGATTGTTGGCCTAATTACAGTGAAACAGTCGTATGAGGGCTCTATTGGAGATGACCTCGCCACCTATAAGACCCTAATGATAATGGGGGTGCGGATAGCGTCCTGGAACCAGATACTGGATCCATGGGTCTATATTCTTCTCCGTCGTTCTGTCCTCCAAAAGATTTATGTCATCACTAAACGTCAAACAGACTTTAAGGAAAGCACTCTTCGCTGCTGGGTGATCCATTCCTTTCCCAGCTCTGAGAAGACTCCTGTCAGTAGAGTCTAAGTGTACGTAAATAAAAACTGGAGGCCTACTCAGAGTCAGTCAGCTCTACCATAGACGATCTCACTGGGCCCCTTGAGTACAGCATGTGCTGCACTCTCTATGttaagaatgtatttatttaagcaTATTTGCACAAATATGAATGAAGCATGAGATTAACATTTCTATTCCTCCCTATAAAGCACTAATAAGAAGAATTTGGCTAGAAACATTCATGCCAGTGTCAAAGAGAACAGCAATTATTTACTGTCTTGGGCcttcaatacagaaaatacattagAGTTAGTAATTGAAGCATTAATTCAGCCACTGTTGTAGCTTTAGTTCAGGGACGATGTTTTATGTCCCATGATGAGAACCCTAGGCATGAAAACCGACATCACAGTGACATGaggcacaaaaaaattattttaatgtttgttttactgAAAATACTTGCACATCTAATCAGAACTTTTGTATAGCATGATTATCAACAATATATTAACTATGAGGTGAACTTGTAATTTTATGTGATGAGCATTATTTTCCCCTGCAGACGAAGAAGACCTTATATGTTTATCTTGCATATTACTGTGCAAACATGCTCATGTGAATAATTATGTTtataaaattgcataatttatttCTTGTGTTATCCCTCCAATTTTCTGGAggcttttaatgttatttttacactgaaaatcataataataaaaccaaatgtATTATATCTGAATTAAATTTCCGTTGCTacctatgaaatcagttttagatattcatttatttatttaatttcacttcATAACTAATTTGATGCATGAATGTCAATAAACCAAGCACTtcgaataaataattaaacaaacagaaaatcgGAAAAGCTAGAATAATAATAACCAGGGCTGTTAGAGATCATTgattatgtattcattttaattaattagttatccACGATCTAGTCAACCTCTTGTAATACACGAAGTAAGATTTTCAAAATTGCACAGCTGTTAGACACGAAACATTGGGAAAACATTGGCAAAATGGGAAAAGGGAATATAACACCAAATTATTGACGTATTTGAATAGAGTTCCACATTTCTCCGCTAGGCGAGGCGAaatttaagtgcgcatgcgctgcggGGTCACCGCGTGGCCCGGAAGTGGATCTTTTTACTCCTCCATTGAGTAAACGGAGTGAATGGTGAGTACAACACATCTGTTTAACGTTGCAAAGAAATACATGGACAATCGATATTAAAATCTGCGTGATCTTAAAGACATCGAGTTTTGGTAATACTAGCAGCTGTGCAGATAAATATGAATAGCTGTTTTGCGTCATTTGTTGTTTCAAACGAAGTGCGCGTGTTAGCGTACTTCAGCGATATGTGTGGAGACGCgatttatgtttttgtaaataaatacgtgtttcattattgttatttgcagttttatgaaattttaattttaacaacctGTCCGCAAGAAACCATTTATCTTAATTGACTGGCTTCTCAACTCGTTAATGATTTAAACTTCTGCGTATTTTCACGGTTCGTCCGTAAGAAACCCGTGTTTACTGTGAACTGTGTGCGACTTGTGTGCAGGTGATTGCTTGAAGGAAATGGCTCTATTGGGGAATTTTCCAAGGCGGAGGGAAGGACCTCTTCCTCCTCGACCCCCACCTGCCTGGGACGAGCACCAGGCCTACGAAGAGCTGCTGTACTGGGATAACCTCATGCAGGGGGGTCACCGCCTCCACCCGGAGGACTACGAGCGGTAAAACACCGAGTCTGGTTTTACTGTTCATCACACTTCAGAAGTGTAATGTTGGGAAAGCTCTATGAAAATCTTCCATTGGCAtgcctttttttttgtaacatggcATGGCTGGTGAAATCAAAAGTCATCACTGGCCAACTTTGGCCTGTGTGTCTTTGTTTGGTCATCTCTGGCATATAAAGATGCAATAAAACTATATTCTTGTTGCAGGTATGAAGAGTTGCGTTATTGGTATGACTGCTTGTGTTATGaagaagacctcaggcagtacaaCCAATATATTGTTGAGTACCAGAAGTGGGAGGAGGAGAATCTGCACCCAGAAGTATGTTATACCaatgtatattaaatttacaGGGTAAATTCATTCTTGTTCTCCCTCTAGATCTTTGCTTAAAATTACAGAAAACTTTAATAAGAACACATGAACAAAGGAAGTGCAAAGGCAACGTTTTGAATTAAGTGTCATAAGTTCAACTCTTCTTTTACTCGACAGCTTCCACCAATGAGGCCACCAACTAGGCCACAAATGAGGCCACCAACTAAGCCACCAATGAGGCCACCGCCCCAGCGAATGTTTGTGAATGAGGATCGCTATGTAAAGGCCAAGCACACAACTGTGTACCCATCAGCAGAGCAGCTGGATGCAGTGCAAAGCATGGTGTCTAATGTGGAGTGTGCCCTGAAGTCTGTCTCTAATTGGTTAAATGAAAAAGAGAGTAGTGCCGCTGATGCTGGAAGGTATGGTTGTTGGTTATGGAAGTCATCTGCCCTAATGTATTAAGAGTTTTTAAAACTGAGTCGGtgcctttcattttatttttaagtagtgATGGGAGAAACTAATCAATTGAACCAAttgcaaaatgcaaaatgattcactgtttcaaagagctagaaaaaaacacattttggtgaCGCCTGCCTGTCAAAACTATGCAAATCAGCAAAAACTCAGaccaaaacatgcataaaaacagcttttacaaACCCAATGAAAACGCTTTCTTAAAagcataatatattaaatgcaatcaaattaataaaatgcaatttaaaaaaatgaagtgtCTGTATGATAGGCCTATCCGTCTTTAGAATAATAAGTATTAATTTGCAAGggcttgttttgtttattttagggaGAGCTTGTCTAAACAGTCCAGTAAGAGACTATTAACTACTATTCATCCTTTTAATTACACAAATGTCTCATTAAAAATGTCTACAAATTGATGACACTGCAAATAACCATAGACGCTGATGCAGTGGTTCACAGAGCCTCGTTTAATGAAATCACTTGACTTTGGCCTTTTGATACGTGCTCCAAACCACTGTTTGGAAACAATTTATTCGCAAAGGTTTCAAAGCCTCGTGAGGCAGTTATTCAAAAGCGTCCATCACGGCTTTTAAACAATTGCATGCTAATTTATGTTACAGTTCTGGTGGAATATAACCTCATGATTCTGTGCTGTTTTCCTTGCAGTTTTCCTCAAAGTAAACTGCGTGGTGTTATGAGAGTGGGCCTGCTTGCTAAAGGACTCCTGCTGAAAGATGACATGGAGTTAGAGTTGGTGCTGCTCACCAGGGATATGCCTACCAGTTCTCTGCTCAGGCTGATCTCTGGAAAACTCTCAGAATTCATAAAGGTTATTCTCTTTTcccttttttgttattatttgtagtaGTAAAGAAAATTTGAATACTTTTGTTATCGATTGTGCTTCATTCACAAAACATGAGCATCATTTATGCAAATGCAAAAAGCTCTGCCATCTCAATGcagaatgtattttaatgttcaaGAGGATGAGAACACTATGGTTTATTGGTATTTGatgcacattaaattgatcaagtgacaGTTAAGCATTTtccaatattacaacatttttattttaaatagcttttttgaACTTTTTCTATCAACAAAGTTTCTACagaaatattatgcagcacaactgttttcaatatgtTTATGGAAAATGAAACTGACATGCACTTTCTCCTCCCACTTTCCTCAATGAAAGGATGTTACTGAGGAGAAATACTTCATCACTCCTTCGATCCAAGATGCTGCTATTATTGTTACTAGCCCAAAGGAGCCCGTTCTGAAACTGAGTATCCATCTGACCTCACCTGTGGTCAAGGAGCAGGTTGAAAAAGAGGCATCTGGAGGTATGATcccactctttttctttttcggACCTAAAAGACCTTCAGTAACACCGGAGGAGTGAAAATTAAAGTCCTGCAGTGCAGTCCTCCTGCTGCATCTAATGTGTGGTGGTTCCTTCTGAGCCAAAAACTAGGTGCTTTCAGCTTTTGAA
The Carassius auratus strain Wakin chromosome 31, ASM336829v1, whole genome shotgun sequence DNA segment above includes these coding regions:
- the LOC113050890 gene encoding prostaglandin E2 receptor EP1 subtype-like, encoding MHNCNSSGTAPLSPFPNDSQWDGRSTSPSLADPENVTLERPILSGPIAAMLSMTLGILFNIVALFILANAYARLRRRSKAFLLFASSLVATDFAGHVIPGSIVMRLYLSGGVPSEDYNRADPLCQFLGGSMVFFGLCPLFLGCAMAAERCLGVTKPLLHASLVTTTRTKLSLSVIWLAALCVALLPCFHLGSYTYQYPGTWCFIKVLEDTEKADVAFVMLFSGLGLASLAVALVCNTISGLTLVLARIRKKPFNRQSARSHDIEMVVQLVGIMVTSCICWSPLLIVGLITVKQSYEGSIGDDLATYKTLMIMGVRIASWNQILDPWVYILLRRSVLQKIYVITKRQTDFKESTLRCWVIHSFPSSEKTPVSRV